Proteins from a genomic interval of Cucumis melo cultivar AY chromosome 7, USDA_Cmelo_AY_1.0, whole genome shotgun sequence:
- the LOC103494426 gene encoding uncharacterized protein LOC103494426, translating to MLLPSQNLFRCSSRLKFCSFTNSLPRSNNHFSPSISSSSLQSLNQFHFHAHKLLTTHNNSTSRHRIYCHCGIGVYESEDAARSGDFNLESVLLLSESIFLFSSAVFLVVFVLNFVGSSSKKGIWMLMCDRGLVWGFPLLVATVVLNSWIRRLQWRRICWGKTSGGLKVNLLDRFEKLEEDLRSLMIVIRGLSRKLEKLGIRYRVTRKTLKDPIAETAALAQRNSEDAQTLAVQEDILEKELLEMQKVLLAMQEQQQKQLELIVAMGEKRKLMESKQTRDQERTRIDRQNSANEELKELEAYEI from the exons ATGTTACTACCTTCTCAAAATCTCTTCAGATGTTCCAGCCGTTTGAAGTTTTGTTCCTTCACCAACTCCCTTCCCAGAAGCAACAATCACTTCTCTCCCTCAATTTCATCTTCATCCCTCCAAAGCCTCAATCAATTCCACTTTCATGCACATAAGTTACTGACCACTCATAACAATTCAACTTCCCGCCACCGGATTTATTGCCATTGCGGCATTGGAGTTTACGAATCCGAAGACGCTGCACGGAGTGGCGATTTCAATTTAGAATCGGTTCTTTTGCTTTCTGAATctatttttctcttctcttctgCTGTTTTCttggttgtttttgttttgaatttcgTGGGTTCTAGTTCGAAAAAGGGGATTTGGATGTTGATGTGTGATAGGGGTTTAGTGTGGGGGTTTCCTCTGCTAGTGGCTACGGTTGTTCTTAACTCGTGGATTCGAAGGTTGCAATGGAGACGAATATGTTGGGGGAAAACAAGTGGTGGGTTGAAGGTGAATTTGTTGGATAGGTTTGAGAAATTGGAGGAGGATTTAAGGAGCTTGATGATTGTGATCCGGGGTTTGTCTCGGAAGCTTGAGAAGTTGGGCATAAGGTATAGGGTTACACGAAAAACACTGAAGGATCCAATTGCCGAG ACTGCAGCTTTAGCTCAAAGAAATTCTGAGGACGCTCAAACTTTGGCTGTGCAAGAAGATATTCTTGAAAAAGAACTCCTTGAGATGCAAAAAGTCTTGCTAGCCATGCAg GAACAGCAACAAAAGCAACTGGAACTGATTGTTGCTATGGGAGAAAAAAGGAAACTCATGGAAAGCAAACAAACGCGGGATCAAGAACGGACAAGAATTGATAGACAAAATTCCGCCAATGAGGAATTGAAAGAACTGGAAGCTTATGAAATCTGA
- the LOC103494425 gene encoding polyadenylate-binding protein 2 isoform X2, translated as MLAVLSFVSQMSRKEGGEGVDYACTPEEVQQHFQSCGTVNRVTILTDKFGQPKGFAYVEFLEAEAVQEALVLNESELHGRQLKVLPKRTNVPGMKQYRARRYNPYVGFRRPYAPPYFYSPYGYGKMPRFRRSMRYMPYY; from the exons ATGCTCGCAGTATTGTCGTTTGTCTCACAAATGAGCCGTAAAGAAGGAGGCGAGGGT GTTGACTATGCATGCACACCCGAAGAAGTGCAACAGCATTTCCAATCCTGTGGTACTGTCAACAGAGTGACTATTTTAACTGATAAATTTGGTCAGCCGAAGGGCTTTGCCTATGTAGAGTTTCTTGAAGCTGAAGCTGTTCAAGAGGCTCTCGTTCTGAATGAATCTGAGCTACATGGGCGGCAACTGAAG GTTTTGCCCAAGAGAACAAATGTTCCTGGTATGAAGCAATATCGTGCACGTCGCTATAACCCGTATGTGGGATTTAGGAGACCTTATGCACCACCATATTTCTATTCACCTTACGGATATGG GAAGATGCCCCGGTTTCGAAGGTCCATGAGGTACATGCCTTATTATTAG